A single window of Tiliqua scincoides isolate rTilSci1 chromosome 10, rTilSci1.hap2, whole genome shotgun sequence DNA harbors:
- the PABPC4 gene encoding polyadenylate-binding protein 4 → MNTAASSYPMASLYVGDLHPDVTEAMLYEKFSPAGPVLSIRVCRDMITRRSLGYAYVNFQQPADAERALDTMNFDVIKGKPIRIMWSQRDPSLRKSGVGNVFIKNLDKSIDNKALYDTFSAFGNILSCKVVCDENGSKGYAFVHFETQDAADRAIEKMNGMLLNDRKVFVGRFKSRKEREVELGAKAKEFTNVYIKNFGDDMDDERLKELFSKYGKTLSVKVMTDPSGKSKGFGFVSFEKHEEANKAVEEMNGKDISGKMVFVGRAQKKVERQTELKRRFEQLKQERISRYQGVNLYIKNLDDTIDDEKLRKEFSPFGSITSAKVMLEDGRSKGFGFVCFSSPEEATKAVTEMNGRIVGSKPLYVALAQRKEERKAHLTNQYMQRIAGMRALPANAIINQFQPAAGGYFMPAVPQAQSRPTYYAPNQMTQMRPNPRWQQGGRPQGFQGMPNAMRQSGPRPTMRHLAPAGNAQASRGLPAATQRIGVAATAPNLTPRPPLAPQAPRAVPPYKYASSVRSPHSAVQPLQAPQPAVHVQGQEPLTASMLAAAPPQEQKQMLGERLFPLIQGMHLSLAGKITGMLLEIDNSELLHMLESPESLRSKVEEAVAVLQAHQAKKEAAQKVGIVAATSEAGRTSCRSQTGPLKESIC, encoded by the exons ATGAACACAGCTGCTAGTAGCTACCCTATGGCTTCTCTATATGTGGGCGACCTGCACCCTGATGTCACGGAGGCCATGCTGTACGAGAAGTTCAGCCCTGCTGGTCCCGTGCTCTCCATCCGTGTCTGCAGAGATATGATCACTCGGCGCTCCCTAGGTTATGCTTATGTGAACTTCCAGCAGCCAGCTGATG CTGAGCGAGCCCTGGATACCATGAACTTCGATGTGATCAAAGGCAAGCCCATTCGCATCATGTGGTCTCAACGGGACCCTTCCTTGAGGAAATCTGGGGTAGGAAATGTCTTCATTAAGAACCTGGATAAATCCATAGACAACAAGGcactttatgacacattttcagCTTTTGGAAATATCCTTTCCTGCAAG GTGGTGTGTGAcgagaatggctccaagggctATGCCTTTGTGCACTTTGAGACACAGGATGCTGCGGACCGGGCCATCGAGAAGATGAACGGCATGCTGCTCAATGACCGCAAAGT TTTTGTTGGCCGATTTAAATCCCGCAAAGAGCGTGAGGTGGAATTAGGAGCCAAAGCAAAGGAGTTCACCAACGTGTACATCAAAAATTTTGGGGATGACATGGATGACGAAAGGCTGAAGGAACTCTTCAGCAAGTATG GTAAGACGCTCAGTGTGAAAGTCATGACCGACCCCTCTGGGAAGTCCAAAGGGTTTGGCTTTGTCAGCTTCGAGAAGCATGAAGAAGCCAACAAG GCAGTAGAAGAAATGAATGGTAAAGATATCAGTGGGAAAATGGTGTTTGTGGGCCGCGCTCAGAAGAAGGTGGAACGTCAGACAGAGCTGAAGCGGAGATTTGAGCAACTGAAGCAGGAGAGAATCAGCCGATATCAG GGAGTTAATTTATATATCAAGAATCTAGATGATACAATCGATGATGAGAAACTGAGGAAGGAATTTTCTCCTTTTGGGTCTATCACAAGTGCCAAG GTAATGTTGGAAGATGGGCGAAGCAAAGGCTTTGGCTTTGTCTGTTTTTCCTCTCCGGAGGAAGCCACCAAAGCCGTGACGGAAATGAACGGGCGTATTGTGGGCTCCAAGCCACTGTATGTCGCCTTGGCACAGAGGAAGGAGGAGCGGAAAGCCCATCTCACCAACCAGTACATGCAGCGCATTGCTGGGATGCGAGCTCTGCCTGCCAACGCCATCATCAACCAGTTCCAGCCAGCTGCAGGAGGCTATTTCATGCCTGCGGTGCCCCAA GCTCAGAGCAGACCCACTTACTATGCACCAAATCAGATGACTCAGATGAGACCCAACCCACGCTGGCAGCAGGGAGGCAGACCTCAAG GCTTCCAAGGAATGCCCAATGCCATGCGTCAGTCTGGACCTCGGCCAACCATGCGCCATCTGGCTCCGGCAGGCAATGCTCAGGCTTCACGTGGGCTGCCCGCAGCCACCCAAAGAATTG gagttGCTGCCACAGCTCCAAATTTAACACCTCGGCCTCCTCTAGCCCCTCAAGCTCCCAGGGCAGTTCCTCCCTACAAATATGCCTCGAGCGTCCGTAGCCCACATTCAGCTGTACAACCTTTGCAG GCCCCTCAACCTGCTGTTCATGTGCAAGGACAGGAACCCTTAACTGCTTCCATGCTGGCTGCTGCCCCTCCACAGGAGCAAAAACAGATGCTGG GAGAACGTTTGTTTCCGCTGATCCAAGGCATGCACCTCAGCCTTGCAGGGAAGATTACAGGAATGCTGCTCGAAATTGACAACTCTGAGTTGCTGCACATGCTGGAGTCTCCAGAATCCCTCCGCTCAAAG GTGGAGGAGGCTGTGGCCGTGTTGCAGGCTCACCAAGCTAAGAAAGAAGCTGCCCAAAAAGTGGGCATAGTTGCTGCTACCTCTGAAGCCGGGAGGACCA GTTGTAGAAGTCAAACAGGTCCTCTGAAGGAAAGCATCTGCTAa